The following nucleotide sequence is from Bombus huntii isolate Logan2020A chromosome 17, iyBomHunt1.1, whole genome shotgun sequence.
TAATTCGAGACTGGAACTTTGATCAAGTTCACATTGAACGTAAACTgacttaattttgttatttaagcgtgtatactatacgtgtttgttccttcttctcttgtgcgcaggctatagcttaattacttccaataaacgcagttatatcgaatcaatgaccgatacaaatttagatattaggattatttaaacaagagattaaaaactaaaaagtattgtttttatactgcatatgtacatatgcaatatgaacgacagtttgtgtaataatatgtacccctcttcttagtttacttttgtatattttgcgacatttgatattaattttatgagcaacgtacttacactttatctttgtaattaaatgtgaaatgaaagaaaagaaatgacatgagaaaaggaaattcgatgtacgagtatatacgaattgacggaattaaaatttaacgctatatttaaatagaagacgTGAAATATCTTGTCATCTTAAAATAACTTCCTAATAATCattcctattcttttacataaaaacatttttcgactgtaacttaagaaaaatgtctgctaacgtgaaacgtgccagaaaaaattaacaacttccattaaattggcaaatttctcattaatatcgtaaaactcgcgtttacaaagatcagatcagtgtacataatatacaaaacaaatgcagaatatataaatatagcacatacgttctgaattatattcgaattgGGCAGGGTAACcaagtgaaaatatgtaaatttcacgatgtgtaatgtacactttatcgaacttgtaagtagtgtagaaatagaatattttacacgtaacaaaatatacaaacgacaatacacaagttaaattatttgttagatcCATGTATAACAAGCATAGTACAAAAGTGTTTTAGCTTTATGTACTGGTAATTATGAGAAATACCAACTTAATAGATGTATTTGGTATGTACCTagttaagaaaacaataaattattctgaacaGATAAAGCGTTTAGTAGCTTGTAAagtatgaattttcgaaaacgtaagtattttatatctaagtagttaagaaacgcgagcaagggaaatcaaacaaaggaacaaagtttttttgtttaaaaatatttaatttgttgttctattatccgaggttagaagcgataatgtacaaaatctgaataaataagattcctcaatattattgaattttaattctagggtaaagtaatatatccgcatattttatttatatacaatatgtataaataatgatgtgatttgactaattttgttgaaagaatatttgtactttttacgtaaaacttcagtcttttacaaactttcttgtaattaataaaccagtaaaaacaatattaataaaatctattaaaattataaacaaactcataagttttaattttagtccttaaaggttgaaatattttgcccCAATGTCGAGACACTTGTTTCAATCCAAAACATTACTATACTGAATCGATAATGTTGCATGTGCCACGAAAATGATGATAGTGTCAGATAACTTGTTGTGAAACGAAAAAGCATTGCATGTACATTTCTGTTGTTTTGTTGACCATGAGTTTGATGATCTTTTAAACTTGCCCACAGCTAAGAAATCAAACAGTATatctaaacgaaattaatttcaaattattttttaggttctaagcttttatctaatctttcagaagttgcaaaatttattccacaaGAGTCTTTTTTATCATAACCAAGTACACATCTTAAAACCATTTAAGTCTTCCttagtaatttcttcttatctctaatagtaacgaaaataatttagatgaacgttttaaaattgacaccctgtatattaaaaataaaagatatattttcttcataattgGATAGGCTTTTTACAATGGCaatgtacaaatatcaaaattgcaattatactatataacatatgtatatatataagcttCACATTTAAACACaagattctttattatatttttttaataccaatattttaataattatagcaagggttttttaacaagagatgtataacattgtatacaaattttcaaaaacctATAGATAATTTCAGTTATGCTCTTGCATCATTAATTGTTGATGGAACTCTTACCTCAATTCCATCTAGTTCCTTAGACATTACTATTTGACAGCCTAGCCGTGAcctaaaattaaatattatataactgaatatgtcaataaatatatttattgctatacaaattaatactaatacacaataagatttctatttatccatTTGAAAATCAACATTGTAAATATGCTAATTCCAACATAGATTCGTAATGATTATAgggtcataaataaaaaactatgaaaatttattataatttcagtttCGTAGTATTCAGAGATAgcgatttgaaattctacattGAGATGCAGATTTCGAAATACCCAATACTAACctgtttttacataaatttacaaagaaaaattcactttataaaatattaaaaggtaatagaattaataatgtgAATGATTTGATACTGATTATTATGAACTCACGTATCTGTTAATTCATATGCTAAATCCAACATGTCTAATTCTTCATCTGTTGGTTTGTCAGGAAGTGCATCATAAacttctttcgaaaatattaaatggcACGTACTACAAGTTAATGTTCCTTCACAAGCAcctatatcaattatattttaatattacaacatacttatataataaagtatcaaaagttaaaaataataagaatattaaactcgataaaaatgaaaattttcaaatattttctacctcaaaattatttattttaaattaagtaaattatgcttctttaaaacataccatatccatctaaatcaatttcattatttactacTATGCCTAATATAGTATCTCCAACTTTCCCTTTTGCTTTGATTCTCTCTCTACTTGCTTTAACAAACGTTATATTTactctgaaaataatatttatgaaagataaaaattatctcaatataattattttctttattttttgtgtttcttcaattaatcttctcttaattataccttaattatatgtatcacttatgataatagaaataatttaaaaataagatatacttgtcttaataatacataaataaaattcgtatatcatatatttataacagtgttatatttttagttgttcactgtcaatgttgttcttattaatactatgttatttttctagatgttatactcctacaaagagaaaaatttcttagacattattattagcattattattttgacaccaattttatattggaaggtaagtactgaaattctattaaaaaaagaaggaaagcacaagaaaatttgtatcactTACTCTTGTTTTTCTGAAAGTGGTTGCGTGGTCGATATTCCTCTTGTTGCCTGCAAAAAGGGTAACGTTGTGTTGcttgtatattttgaataatttgatgcaataccgagaattgatctcgaaaatttttgtaattgatttaCTAACGCCATTCCACTGTCATAAATATCATGAGTATGGGACACCCTGACCGAACACCAGATAAGTATTGCggaaaatatcaattgtaGATCAATTGTACTTTGTACAGAAACTTTCACGGCATTCTTCGGCTGCTATACTGGGACGTTCCTTTACTGTGATAGGTTATAAAACGGTTCCTAACACAAGTGACGTATCTCTACCGGACACGTGCTCTTCGGGCCacacgttttatgatacaagaccagcaaaatgatcaatgtgtaattttacatatcttacattttttccaaatgaaatattgtttttatcaaacgtttaaaacctcaggcaacatttatttcatctgatttcagttttacaaatatatatctataatacatATCTGTATAAATTACGGTCTGGTTATATCAAACAGGGACCGACACTCGCTAGGGAAAACTGcccaaaaattgaatcgtaaaaaccaatatgaaagacaataaatttctcgttctgcggaacaaatagaaatgagcagagtatctttatctttatctgaGACATTCAAAGCGTATCACGCATACGCTAAACCTGAAGAAAACTTTCTTGTCTTCCATGttcatttttccctttccATTTCCATATAGAAGAAACCATATAGaggtttcttctatatttatttatatgttcgtGATTGATGCTATTGACAACATACAACTAAGGGGAAATACgaatagtaataaatagatgtataattcattatgcaattttatagaattaaatcttatttatcttcagatataaaaactatatttaccAGCTGAAACACTAACGCATAtgcagtataatataatctacttaacaatctcgttttagttataatatgtgattaattcttttgctatttcgctataaacagttttttgtgcatacaatatttttttatagtattctaatatattgttagatattgtaaagaaagtaaaatacagTTATTGAAGTCTGGGAACATTCAATGTTAACCTTGcttcaaaaaataatctttcgaatgaatggggaatagatttttagtattatagttggtataatgtcatcattgtttacaatgtgttagagttaaagaaatgagacaaattaatatttcagaagcaaattcaatatttaaatgatgttattttaaaatggcagatgatatgaatgttctttttatacgaggaaatggaaacgtatgtatggtaatggaaacgtaatggttttaacattattttagtacaagatcttagcataatagtaattaacaGTATCCATTACCTTTTagtcaatttttgaaaaatgacatatatgataatttgcaatagtttgataataaaatacttgtatcgatattaataacgtataatttgcTATCTCAAAAGGATACAGACACAGCCAATGATAATGTTTGGGACGATAGTGCATTAATAGAAGCATATGATAAAGCAATAAATTTAGCAAAGGAAGAAGTTATCAAGCGAATGGGAATGGATGTTGGAAATTCTCAACCGAAAGAAAACCTACAAAATCTTAAGCAGCCTAAACACGCAAGTAAATTACACAAGGTTGTgattttgatagaatattacaaatttgatacagaatattattaaatatattgattaagaagcaaattattttattttgctatttacttatatttatttgtatacacaTCTTTTCTCTATAGAAATGGATCATAGGAGCACCTTGTCGTGCAATATACTCAGAGGATGGAGAAATTTATGAagctataatatcaaaaatttacgaaaacaatggcacgtgtgttgtaaaatttgtaggtAATACCTTTAGCATGATGGTTATGTCAATTAAGAAATgtactaaaaatacatatatatatgaagtaAAGGCTTTCGCATAGTCTATCACAGTGTCATTCAGCAGGTTCTTAACTGGGCAGGAGTACCTGTCAATGTCTATGGGGAGACCCGTGGGATATAGGGTCATGAACCATAAACATGCATGTTacttattgttcattattaGCTGCTTGGAATATAATTCTCCTCATTAGACGAGTGATTATTACTACATATATCAAGgcaaacatttatacatatacatttatgcacGGGAAATTCTAATACATTGCCTGTAAGGACAGTAACTGAATGTCACTCAGCCATTctattaaatgacaaaaatttcttttactctgtGTTTAGGCTATGGTAATACAGAGAAAGTCGAGTTGAGTTCTCTTTTAGAATCAGAAGGTTTGCAAAGTCAAATAGCACAACAAAAGAAAGCTTTGGAAGAGAAATTCAATGAAGAGAACGACGAGACTTGTGAgactaatttttctacaaatgtaaattcgaaaaaatataatgtagaaaaaatggattgtgAACATCACTTCATACCGGGACCATCTTTCAATTCGATGACTGATATAATGCCACCTGCACCTCCTTTACCACCACAATTAATGGCCAAGtaagtacaatttaaaaattctaatggaATGCTGAAtacttctaatattaataagtaa
It contains:
- the LOC126875006 gene encoding adrenodoxin-like protein 2, mitochondrial isoform X1; its protein translation is MALVNQLQKFSRSILGIASNYSKYTSNTTLPFLQATRGISTTQPLSEKQEVNITFVKASRERIKAKGKVGDTILGIVVNNEIDLDGYGACEGTLTCSTCHLIFSKEVYDALPDKPTDEELDMLDLAYELTDTSRLGCQIVMSKELDGIEVRVPSTINDARA
- the LOC126875006 gene encoding adrenodoxin-like protein 2, mitochondrial isoform X2, producing the protein MAQQEEYRPRNHFQKNKSACEGTLTCSTCHLIFSKEVYDALPDKPTDEELDMLDLAYELTDTSRLGCQIVMSKELDGIEVRVPSTINDARA
- the LOC126874999 gene encoding survival motor neuron protein-like isoform X4, with translation MADDMNVLFIRGNGNVCMDTDTANDNVWDDSALIEAYDKAINLAKEEVIKRMGMDVGNSQPKENLQNLKQPKHASKLHKKWIIGAPCRAIYSEDGEIYEAIISKIYENNGTCVVKFVGYGNTEKVELSSLLESEGLQSQIAQQKKALEEKFNEENDETCETNFSTNVNSKKYNVEKMDCEHHFIPGPSFNSMTDIMPPAPPLPPQLMAKLLSWFETSKKQSREQEELLIISIFSITI
- the LOC126874999 gene encoding survival motor neuron protein-like isoform X1 gives rise to the protein MADDMNVLFIRGNGNVCMDTDTANDNVWDDSALIEAYDKAINLAKEEVIKRMGMDVGNSQPKENLQNLKQPKHASKLHKKWIIGAPCRAIYSEDGEIYEAIISKIYENNGTCVVKFVGYGNTEKVELSSLLESEGLQSQIAQQKKALEEKFNEENDETCETNFSTNVNSKKYNVEKMDCEHHFIPGPSFNSMTDIMPPAPPLPPQLMAKLPDNDTDALSSMLMSWYISGFHTGYYHGLKQARNNQENRKNC
- the LOC126874999 gene encoding survival motor neuron protein-like isoform X2: MADDMNVLFIRGNGNDTDTANDNVWDDSALIEAYDKAINLAKEEVIKRMGMDVGNSQPKENLQNLKQPKHASKLHKKWIIGAPCRAIYSEDGEIYEAIISKIYENNGTCVVKFVGYGNTEKVELSSLLESEGLQSQIAQQKKALEEKFNEENDETCETNFSTNVNSKKYNVEKMDCEHHFIPGPSFNSMTDIMPPAPPLPPQLMAKLPDNDTDALSSMLMSWYISGFHTGYYHGLKQARNNQENRKNC
- the LOC126874999 gene encoding survival motor neuron protein-like isoform X3, whose translation is MYGNGNDTDTANDNVWDDSALIEAYDKAINLAKEEVIKRMGMDVGNSQPKENLQNLKQPKHASKLHKKWIIGAPCRAIYSEDGEIYEAIISKIYENNGTCVVKFVGYGNTEKVELSSLLESEGLQSQIAQQKKALEEKFNEENDETCETNFSTNVNSKKYNVEKMDCEHHFIPGPSFNSMTDIMPPAPPLPPQLMAKLPDNDTDALSSMLMSWYISGFHTGYYHGLKQARNNQENRKNC